A single genomic interval of Terriglobus albidus harbors:
- a CDS encoding TonB-dependent receptor → MRRLPGLVCGLLLALLHVLAVAQARDSGGLHLVVKDTSGSGLAVTGTLSGPGSVRQFQTSASGEHMFTGLAFGSYKLQLYRNGFATQSVVIDVRSSEVVERVVTLTLSSLSTSVTVFSETPIGQADTDTSTVPVPVQNLSAQQLADVNSLNIGDGLNKRVNGIYISENQGNPYQMDVNYRGYTASPLLGTPQGLSIYLDGVRQNQPFGDVVSWDLIPQVAVQDIELIPGANPLYGLNSLGGALAMRTKDGIANAGLTVRSMGGSFGRRAVEGEWGGFTSRGFNWYVAGNLYHEDGWRKYSPSDVKQSFAKLGWMFGRTTLSLSGVYAINNLSGNGTQDFRNLNKDYSSVYTIPDQTRNHAPSLTFNVTHEVNNELTLSANAYYRYIRANTFNGDLNDDSFDQSLYTLSTAEKNILSTNGYTGFPTGASNATQQPFPYWRCIAQGLLKDEPSEKCTGIDTYTQNKQNAYGLSGLLSYRMARNRLAAGVSWDRSNISYTQISQFAYLNTDGLSFTTIPTYTDGSTDADGLPVDTRANLHGTVNVPSFYATDTILLSKFTFTFAGRYNHATVDNLDRLPPSAGRGTLTGKYTFQRFNPSAGLTYRISPLAMLYLNYSEGNRAPTSTELGCADPSFPCRLPNAMVSDPPLKQVVSRTFEAGIRGKNENRLQWNAGFFRGTNYDDLLFVSSTATGFGYFTNFGRTIRQGAEAGITYQLHPFTFSTNYTFLQATYGTPQVVDGSANSSNEAAIDGAHGIEGEQEISAGNTLPQTPSHILKFNADYQPTRKLTVNFNVVSTSGSYARGNENNLHQPDGTYYLGVGRTDAYGIANVGARYAFSPQFELFAQINNLFDTHYATAAQLGGTPFDNNRAFVGRPFASINFEGETQYPTRHSTFLAPGAPINIFGGLRVTFQKKAPKS, encoded by the coding sequence ATGCGTCGTCTGCCCGGTCTTGTTTGCGGTTTATTGCTTGCTCTTCTCCATGTTTTAGCAGTGGCACAGGCTCGTGACTCCGGGGGACTTCACCTGGTGGTGAAAGATACGTCAGGCTCAGGCCTGGCCGTGACCGGCACCCTGAGCGGTCCGGGATCGGTGCGGCAGTTCCAGACCTCTGCGAGTGGCGAGCACATGTTCACAGGACTTGCCTTCGGTAGCTACAAGCTCCAGCTCTACCGCAATGGATTCGCAACGCAGAGCGTTGTGATCGACGTACGCTCTTCAGAGGTTGTGGAACGCGTTGTCACCCTGACACTATCGTCCCTCTCCACCTCGGTCACAGTCTTCTCTGAGACGCCGATCGGACAGGCTGATACGGACACCTCGACCGTCCCCGTCCCGGTGCAGAACCTTTCGGCGCAGCAGCTCGCTGACGTCAACTCGCTGAATATCGGCGATGGACTTAACAAGCGAGTGAACGGCATCTACATCAGCGAGAACCAGGGCAACCCCTATCAGATGGATGTGAACTACCGTGGTTACACGGCTTCCCCGCTCCTGGGTACACCTCAGGGGCTTTCGATCTATCTGGACGGAGTGCGGCAAAATCAGCCGTTCGGCGATGTCGTCTCCTGGGATCTGATTCCCCAGGTTGCAGTACAGGACATCGAGCTGATCCCAGGTGCAAATCCGCTGTATGGACTCAACTCTTTGGGCGGAGCTCTTGCCATGCGTACCAAAGACGGCATCGCCAATGCCGGCCTCACCGTAAGGTCCATGGGCGGCAGCTTCGGACGCCGCGCTGTCGAAGGTGAATGGGGTGGTTTCACTTCACGCGGCTTCAACTGGTACGTCGCCGGCAATCTGTATCACGAAGACGGTTGGCGCAAGTACTCTCCCTCTGACGTGAAGCAGTCGTTCGCCAAGCTTGGATGGATGTTCGGCCGGACGACGCTATCGCTTTCCGGTGTGTATGCCATCAACAACCTTAGCGGGAATGGCACACAGGACTTCCGCAATCTGAACAAGGACTACAGCAGCGTCTACACCATTCCCGACCAGACGAGGAATCATGCGCCCTCACTCACCTTCAATGTGACGCACGAGGTGAACAACGAGCTGACACTCTCGGCGAATGCCTACTACCGCTACATCCGCGCCAACACCTTCAACGGAGACCTGAACGACGACTCCTTCGATCAGTCGCTCTATACGCTGAGCACCGCCGAGAAGAACATTCTCAGCACGAACGGTTATACCGGTTTCCCTACTGGAGCCAGCAATGCCACGCAGCAGCCCTTCCCCTATTGGCGCTGCATTGCGCAGGGTCTGCTGAAGGACGAGCCCTCAGAGAAGTGCACGGGCATTGACACCTATACGCAGAACAAACAGAACGCCTACGGCCTCTCAGGCCTGCTGTCGTATCGCATGGCCCGCAACCGGCTCGCCGCAGGTGTCTCCTGGGATCGCAGTAACATCAGCTACACGCAGATCTCCCAGTTCGCCTACCTGAACACCGATGGACTAAGCTTTACCACCATTCCGACCTATACCGATGGATCGACCGACGCAGACGGTTTACCGGTCGACACCCGTGCCAACCTGCATGGTACGGTCAACGTTCCCAGCTTCTACGCCACGGATACCATTTTGCTGTCGAAGTTCACCTTCACATTTGCCGGCCGCTATAACCATGCCACCGTTGATAATCTTGACCGGCTGCCGCCTTCCGCCGGGCGCGGAACGCTGACTGGGAAGTACACCTTCCAACGCTTCAATCCGTCCGCCGGTCTGACCTATCGTATCTCGCCGTTAGCGATGCTGTATTTGAACTACAGCGAAGGCAACCGTGCTCCAACTTCAACCGAGCTGGGCTGCGCTGATCCTAGCTTTCCCTGCCGCCTTCCCAACGCCATGGTCAGTGATCCGCCGCTGAAACAAGTCGTCAGCCGTACCTTCGAAGCGGGCATCCGTGGCAAGAACGAAAACCGTCTGCAGTGGAATGCCGGTTTCTTCCGCGGCACTAACTACGACGATCTGCTCTTCGTCTCATCCACCGCCACTGGGTTTGGCTACTTCACCAACTTCGGACGCACTATCCGCCAGGGAGCGGAGGCCGGCATCACCTACCAGCTCCATCCCTTCACCTTCTCGACCAACTACACATTCCTGCAGGCAACCTACGGTACACCACAAGTGGTCGACGGCAGCGCGAACAGCTCGAATGAGGCGGCTATCGACGGAGCGCACGGCATTGAAGGCGAACAGGAGATCAGTGCCGGTAACACGCTGCCGCAGACTCCGTCACACATTCTGAAGTTCAATGCTGACTACCAACCCACCCGCAAGCTGACAGTGAACTTCAATGTCGTCTCCACCTCAGGGTCGTATGCTCGCGGCAATGAGAACAACCTGCACCAGCCTGATGGAACGTACTACCTCGGCGTCGGCCGTACGGATGCATACGGCATCGCCAACGTCGGAGCAAGGTATGCCTTCTCACCGCAGTTTGAGCTGTTCGCGCAGATCAACAACCTGTTTGACACGCACTACGCAACGGCGGCACAGCTCGGTGGAACTCCGTTCGACAACAACAGAGCGTTCGTTGGACGCCCATTTGCCTCCATCAACTTCGAGGGCGAGACACAGTACCCGACCCGCCACTCCACCTTCCTGGCGCCCGGCGCACCCATCAATATCTTTGGCGGTCTTCGCGTCACGTTCCAGAAGAAAGCCCCGAAGTCATAA
- a CDS encoding APC family permease has product MAEKNPQLVRGLSTAAATSANIIDMVGVGPFITLPLIVTAMGGPQAMLGWILGAVLSLCDGCVWSELGTAYPEAGGSYAYLKHIYGKNGAGKVFAFLYAWQLLLSAPLSIASGCIGFAQYVSWFAPSASRPIASGHLFHAPIIFSGQTLIAMSACAIALVALYRPVAHVGRIARVTGVVVVATLVAVILVGFTHFSPSLAFSFPAGAFHLDAAFFYGLGAGLLVSAYDYWGYYNACFLGAEVEKPEKTIPRAVLGSIVIVGTLYVLMNISVLGVLPWQSMMALTHDAAARQYTMAAFVQMAFGSHSWAHTAASIVVVLIATASLASVFGLLLGYSRIPFAAAQDGNFPAIFGRVHPRFHIPAISLFTLGGIAMLLCLLRLQEVIASLVIIRIVFQFLMQGIAVMAPKHRAERRKQGRFRMPLYPLPALVALGGFVFILFSRQNFASELKLAGIVAVSGLLVYFVRSRVAARS; this is encoded by the coding sequence GTGGCTGAGAAGAACCCGCAGCTTGTACGCGGCCTTTCCACCGCAGCGGCTACCAGCGCCAACATCATTGATATGGTGGGCGTGGGCCCGTTCATCACGCTCCCCCTGATCGTGACGGCGATGGGCGGCCCGCAGGCCATGCTGGGATGGATCCTGGGAGCAGTCCTCTCCCTCTGCGATGGTTGCGTGTGGAGCGAACTTGGCACGGCCTACCCTGAGGCGGGTGGGTCCTATGCCTATCTGAAACATATCTATGGGAAGAATGGTGCGGGCAAAGTCTTTGCCTTTCTCTATGCCTGGCAGCTTCTTCTTTCCGCGCCGCTCTCGATCGCCTCAGGCTGCATCGGTTTTGCGCAGTATGTCTCTTGGTTTGCGCCATCCGCCTCGCGGCCAATTGCCAGCGGTCATCTCTTTCATGCTCCGATCATCTTCAGCGGCCAGACCCTGATAGCGATGAGTGCCTGCGCCATTGCTCTGGTGGCGCTGTATCGGCCGGTTGCGCACGTAGGCCGCATCGCCCGCGTGACGGGCGTCGTTGTCGTCGCGACGCTTGTCGCTGTCATCCTGGTCGGCTTTACACACTTCTCTCCGAGCCTGGCTTTTTCATTTCCTGCCGGAGCCTTCCATCTGGATGCGGCCTTCTTCTATGGACTCGGCGCCGGTCTGCTGGTCTCCGCCTATGACTACTGGGGCTACTACAACGCGTGCTTCCTGGGAGCCGAGGTAGAGAAGCCGGAGAAGACCATCCCCAGGGCAGTGCTGGGTTCTATCGTCATTGTCGGTACCTTGTATGTGCTGATGAATATCTCGGTGCTCGGTGTGCTGCCCTGGCAGTCAATGATGGCGCTGACGCATGATGCCGCAGCCCGGCAGTATACGATGGCAGCCTTTGTGCAGATGGCGTTTGGCTCGCACTCCTGGGCACACACTGCGGCCTCGATTGTGGTGGTGCTGATTGCGACAGCGTCGCTGGCGTCGGTCTTCGGTCTGCTCCTGGGCTACTCGCGTATCCCCTTTGCCGCCGCACAGGACGGCAATTTTCCCGCCATCTTCGGGCGGGTCCATCCACGTTTCCACATCCCGGCCATCTCTCTCTTTACGCTGGGAGGCATCGCGATGTTGCTGTGCCTGCTGCGGCTGCAGGAGGTGATCGCATCGCTGGTCATCATCCGTATCGTCTTCCAGTTCCTGATGCAGGGAATTGCGGTGATGGCGCCGAAGCATCGCGCAGAAAGGCGAAAGCAGGGCCGGTTCCGGATGCCGCTGTATCCCTTGCCTGCGCTGGTTGCTCTGGGAGGATTTGTCTTCATTCTCTTCTCACGGCAAAACTTCGCGTCAGAACTAAAGCTTGCCGGTATCGTCGCCGTCAGCGGACTGCTGGTTTACTTCGTTCGCTCCCGTGTCGCTGCCCGCTCCTGA
- a CDS encoding RNA polymerase sigma factor, producing the protein MSSTFNQSRLAILAPVIAGQGRARAAEAEVLAMFDLHHAALLRYAVSFGIAVQDGEDVVQETFLALFRHLLEEKPQDNLRSWLFRVTHNLALRRRGVHRREVFEAENISLERTDPAPGPEETLLFSERKLHLSRVLQAMPATDRACLQLRAEGLRYREIAEVIGISLGSVAAAVARSIERLERSEMSRG; encoded by the coding sequence ATGAGCTCTACCTTCAACCAGTCGAGACTCGCGATCCTTGCTCCTGTCATAGCAGGGCAGGGGAGAGCGCGCGCCGCTGAGGCTGAGGTGCTTGCGATGTTCGACCTGCACCACGCGGCGTTGTTGCGCTACGCGGTTTCATTTGGCATTGCCGTGCAGGATGGGGAAGATGTAGTGCAGGAGACCTTCCTGGCCCTCTTCCGGCATCTGCTGGAAGAGAAGCCACAGGATAACCTTCGTAGCTGGCTCTTTCGCGTGACCCACAACCTGGCCTTGAGACGCCGTGGAGTACACCGCCGCGAAGTGTTTGAAGCAGAGAACATCTCTCTGGAGCGCACCGATCCCGCTCCCGGTCCCGAAGAGACGTTGCTCTTCAGCGAACGAAAGCTCCATTTGAGTCGCGTGTTGCAGGCAATGCCTGCCACCGATCGTGCCTGCCTGCAGCTCCGCGCTGAGGGGTTGCGGTATCGTGAGATCGCCGAAGTGATTGGAATCTCCCTCGGTTCGGTAGCAGCGGCAGTAGCGCGTTCCATTGAGAGGCTGGAGCGATCGGAGATGAGCCGTGGGTGA
- a CDS encoding MGH1-like glycoside hydrolase domain-containing protein produces the protein MNLRPDRRSFLTGLAAHSLVFSKVATAGAQRAPNGAGDRELLLGYFAKNARALLREPAGLLKYPSISPSLPKAAYSSELWDWDTLWTARGLFAIAKQTSDNSLRQAIVAHAQGSIANFFDHQSSEGRIPMLIKLNDADPLHCLSGSRPHKENQAKPVLAQLALLATEESGDAGWFSPFLEKLQRFYDSWTADNTSKVGLLVWGDDVAIGNDNDPTTFGRPFFSSANLLLNCLYYQDLKAAAEMARRLGKEDTASRFASSAKQLGEAVQRQCWDPRDKFFYTVDVQCQDRRAELIPNIKRGMDMSWSTMPIRIQTFTGFLPLWCELATKEQAEDLRQHFLNPATFGGKYGVRTLSRAESMYSLAASSNPSNWLGPVWIIANYFAWSGLQRYGFTHEAQTLAAVTTQLLAQDLRVNGSLNEYYDPDTGKALSHKGFMDWNLLVLEMQ, from the coding sequence ATGAACCTTCGCCCTGATCGCCGCAGCTTCCTCACGGGCCTTGCCGCTCACAGTCTTGTGTTCTCTAAAGTTGCGACAGCAGGTGCGCAGCGGGCGCCCAATGGTGCCGGCGACAGGGAACTTCTGCTTGGCTACTTCGCGAAGAATGCACGGGCGCTGCTACGTGAACCTGCTGGCTTATTGAAGTATCCGAGCATCTCTCCCAGCCTTCCCAAGGCAGCATATTCTTCGGAGCTGTGGGACTGGGACACACTTTGGACGGCGCGCGGCCTGTTCGCGATCGCGAAGCAAACCTCGGATAACTCATTGCGGCAGGCAATCGTCGCCCACGCCCAGGGAAGCATTGCGAACTTCTTCGACCATCAATCGAGCGAAGGCCGTATTCCCATGCTGATTAAGCTGAACGATGCTGATCCGTTGCACTGCCTGAGCGGCAGCCGGCCTCATAAGGAGAACCAGGCCAAACCGGTGCTTGCACAATTGGCGTTGCTGGCTACGGAGGAGAGCGGCGATGCCGGGTGGTTCTCTCCGTTCCTGGAGAAGCTGCAGCGTTTCTATGATTCCTGGACTGCGGACAACACGAGCAAGGTGGGCCTTCTGGTCTGGGGCGACGATGTCGCCATTGGCAATGACAATGACCCCACAACCTTCGGACGGCCATTCTTCTCCTCCGCGAACCTGTTATTGAACTGCCTCTATTACCAGGACCTGAAAGCTGCGGCAGAGATGGCACGCAGGCTTGGGAAGGAAGATACCGCTTCGCGATTTGCGTCGAGTGCTAAGCAGCTTGGCGAGGCAGTGCAGCGGCAGTGCTGGGATCCGCGCGACAAATTCTTCTATACGGTCGATGTGCAGTGTCAGGACCGCCGCGCCGAGCTGATTCCGAACATCAAGCGCGGTATGGATATGTCCTGGAGCACAATGCCAATCCGCATCCAGACCTTCACCGGCTTCCTGCCGCTGTGGTGTGAGCTCGCAACCAAAGAGCAGGCCGAAGATCTCCGGCAGCACTTCCTGAACCCCGCGACTTTCGGCGGTAAGTATGGCGTGCGCACCTTATCGCGCGCGGAGAGTATGTATTCGCTGGCAGCCAGCAGCAATCCCAGCAACTGGCTCGGACCGGTATGGATTATCGCGAACTACTTCGCGTGGAGTGGCCTGCAACGATATGGATTCACTCACGAGGCGCAGACACTGGCGGCAGTAACAACGCAACTGCTGGCGCAGGACCTGCGCGTAAACGGATCGCTGAATGAATATTACGACCCCGATACAGGCAAGGCGTTGAGTCACAAAGGCTTCATGGATTGGAACCTGCTCGTGCTTGAGATGCAGTAG
- the argH gene encoding argininosuccinate lyase: MESSKSSTFPAVIYRDQVLSHVFQDAKRLFLPAMLEIDYAHVLMLAEQQIISRKTASNCFQGLKALPLQEIAAAKYDGSVEDLFFLVERKLAELCGEEDAGRIHTARSRNDLDMTMYRMVLRGRLLEVAEACLALRSVLLRLAGEYRSALIPAYTHNQPAQPTTMGHYLMAIIEVLERDTERLRAAYAHVNQSPLGACAITGTGFPINRERTAELLGFKGLQINTYGAIAAVDYIIEPCSVLATLMVSLGRFTQEMLLWSTAEFGFLRLSEGYVQVSSIMPQKRNPVPLEHTRILASRAMSESQAVLNSLHNTPFADMNDSEDSLQPLVDLAFADGLRALRLLTGVLEETSFNLERLSARAHGEFLAVTELADTLAREAGLSFHDAHAIVSTAVKASMGRYQPEAMVDFVESALRQRQAKPMERATLLRALDPENFVAVRTTTGGPAPSALNPQIDRARSQFHEDSAWHRSEVDHLSASSQRLHTAVDTFARG; this comes from the coding sequence ATGGAATCCTCAAAGAGTTCGACATTTCCGGCAGTTATTTATCGCGATCAGGTGCTCTCCCATGTCTTTCAGGACGCCAAGCGCCTGTTTCTGCCGGCCATGCTGGAGATCGACTACGCGCATGTGTTGATGCTGGCGGAACAGCAGATCATCTCCCGGAAGACTGCTTCAAATTGTTTCCAGGGACTGAAAGCGCTCCCATTGCAGGAAATTGCGGCGGCGAAGTATGACGGGTCTGTAGAGGACCTGTTTTTCCTGGTCGAGAGGAAGCTTGCCGAGCTTTGCGGGGAAGAGGATGCCGGCCGTATTCACACGGCCCGTTCTCGTAACGATCTCGATATGACGATGTACCGCATGGTCCTGCGTGGGCGGCTGCTGGAGGTAGCTGAGGCGTGTCTCGCCCTGCGCTCGGTCCTGCTGCGTCTCGCAGGGGAGTATCGTTCCGCGCTCATCCCGGCCTACACGCACAATCAGCCTGCCCAGCCTACGACCATGGGGCACTACCTGATGGCGATCATCGAGGTGCTGGAACGGGATACCGAACGCCTGCGTGCTGCCTATGCCCACGTGAACCAGTCACCGCTGGGTGCCTGCGCGATTACGGGCACAGGATTTCCGATAAACCGCGAGCGCACTGCGGAGTTGCTTGGTTTCAAAGGTCTGCAAATCAATACCTATGGCGCGATTGCGGCGGTGGATTACATCATCGAGCCATGTTCGGTGCTTGCCACACTGATGGTCAGCCTCGGCCGGTTTACCCAGGAGATGCTGCTCTGGTCGACCGCCGAATTCGGCTTCCTGCGGCTGTCAGAGGGGTATGTGCAGGTTTCAAGCATCATGCCGCAGAAGCGCAATCCCGTTCCGCTGGAACATACCCGCATCCTGGCTTCGCGTGCCATGAGCGAGTCACAGGCGGTGCTGAACTCACTGCATAACACTCCGTTCGCCGATATGAACGACAGTGAGGATTCATTGCAGCCGCTAGTGGATCTTGCTTTTGCTGACGGCCTGCGCGCCTTAAGGCTGCTGACCGGTGTTTTAGAAGAAACGTCGTTCAATCTGGAGCGTCTTTCCGCGCGAGCGCATGGCGAGTTCCTTGCAGTGACCGAACTGGCCGATACGCTGGCGCGCGAGGCCGGTCTTTCCTTCCACGATGCGCATGCTATCGTTTCGACAGCAGTCAAAGCGTCCATGGGAAGGTACCAGCCCGAAGCGATGGTCGATTTTGTGGAGAGCGCTCTCCGGCAGAGACAGGCAAAGCCGATGGAGCGTGCGACGCTGTTGCGTGCTCTCGATCCGGAGAACTTCGTTGCGGTTCGGACCACAACGGGAGGCCCTGCTCCGTCAGCCCTGAATCCACAGATCGATCGTGCAAGGTCGCAGTTTCACGAAGACTCAGCATGGCACCGGAGCGAGGTCGATCACCTGTCGGCTTCGTCGCAACGGCTTCACACGGCGGTGGATACCTTTGCCCGTGGCTGA
- a CDS encoding TonB-dependent receptor — MRTHRVRSVLLAFAMLGPVALTGPAAYGQSQSINGTIRGRVADPSGAAIAGATVTVTNASVGFTRTVTTGNDGYYVLVNLPLGEYTVNITSTGFSPLKVSGVNLNAGTEAVIDGDLKVGTADTAVTVEASIASIDPTNLNVQRTLTQTEIENVPLTSRNPYNFIVFQPGVSGHPNPELGIPRTLNTNGLMDRINYQMDGMVNTEADRTGLRLFPIGNIFVKEVQTVSNSFAPEYGWTTGDVYNVISNSGANDFHGTYQFIKRWVDATAYPLLQNKVTSPTKPNLILEDHSFNFGGPVKKDKLFFFGSYEHVLRGSPAPVTITAANATAIGLAASELVPAPGLLHGTFADVRTDYNINEKNSIFLRYNYFRNSFPFNTQVGGINATSAGVDFKDRAHVFGLQWISTISNSLVNEFRFSVPFRSNTHFAGPSTGKGPAIVISNIAAFNGSSNAGDQYSDKQPSGSENISYVRGPHTIKAGFVLSQLQNRQRLVSFNRYTFATVQAYLNAKNGTDPYGYANYASQTDLNGIGYTSLFYGGYAQDTWQLSPRLTAVYGIRYDRFSSPQANSSALYPDSRKFNVPNTNFAPRLGFSYRATNTTTLKVSAGIFYQQTPTNLWFNALNLDGSNRTSSFTYIGGASGTPGRPAFPTIPASGSGATQNVTTINPNIKNEYTWNVNAQVTQQLTNHISATIGYIMSNGRNLPWMHNINVIPTGATLADGRPIFSAPVNSSTRYDPRFDQVNRVESGANSSFNAMFTNVTMSPMRGMQFNASYTWSHVISDAPEVNTFEQNLGVSNTLNRKFDRGNSSVNRPNAFNLSAVLEPQFNVSNRVGREIANHNMLAILGNISSGDQANILASNATFYFDGSTGSVGRPSFVGRNSARGPSITQIDARYTRTFPKIKDRFAPTFLLEANNLLNSNNVSTLAITQPVNASTGIANGATTTTRTTVLEQRIVQWGAAIRF, encoded by the coding sequence ATGAGAACTCATCGTGTTCGATCAGTTCTGCTAGCGTTTGCCATGCTTGGGCCTGTTGCTCTCACAGGACCTGCGGCATATGGACAATCGCAATCCATCAATGGAACGATCCGCGGTCGTGTCGCGGATCCGAGCGGGGCAGCCATCGCGGGGGCGACGGTCACTGTAACGAATGCCTCAGTAGGATTTACGCGCACCGTAACTACTGGCAACGATGGTTATTATGTGCTGGTCAACTTGCCACTGGGTGAATACACCGTCAATATCACGTCAACCGGGTTCTCCCCTCTGAAAGTATCGGGCGTGAACCTCAACGCCGGTACTGAGGCGGTTATTGACGGCGACCTCAAGGTTGGTACGGCGGATACAGCCGTGACAGTTGAGGCCTCCATCGCTTCCATCGATCCGACCAATCTGAATGTGCAGCGTACTCTCACTCAGACCGAGATTGAGAACGTTCCGCTGACATCGCGTAATCCGTACAACTTCATCGTCTTCCAGCCCGGTGTATCGGGGCACCCGAATCCAGAGCTTGGTATTCCTCGTACGTTGAACACCAATGGCCTGATGGATCGCATCAACTACCAGATGGACGGGATGGTAAATACTGAGGCCGACCGTACTGGTCTTCGTCTGTTTCCCATCGGCAACATCTTCGTCAAGGAAGTGCAGACAGTCTCGAACTCCTTCGCGCCTGAGTATGGATGGACGACCGGCGATGTCTACAACGTCATCTCGAACTCCGGAGCGAACGATTTTCATGGGACATATCAGTTCATCAAGCGCTGGGTCGACGCGACGGCGTATCCGCTGCTGCAGAACAAGGTGACGAGCCCGACGAAGCCGAATCTGATTCTTGAAGATCACTCTTTCAACTTTGGCGGCCCAGTCAAGAAGGACAAGCTCTTCTTTTTTGGATCGTATGAGCACGTACTGCGTGGCAGCCCGGCGCCTGTAACAATCACGGCAGCAAATGCCACGGCGATCGGTCTGGCCGCGTCGGAGCTTGTACCCGCTCCCGGCCTGTTGCACGGCACCTTTGCGGACGTTCGCACCGATTACAACATCAACGAGAAAAACTCCATCTTCCTGCGTTACAACTACTTCCGGAACTCGTTCCCGTTCAATACGCAGGTCGGCGGGATCAACGCGACCAGCGCTGGAGTGGACTTCAAGGACCGTGCGCATGTCTTCGGGCTTCAGTGGATCTCCACGATCTCGAACAGCCTGGTGAATGAGTTCCGCTTCTCAGTGCCATTCCGTTCCAACACCCACTTCGCCGGACCCAGCACGGGGAAAGGACCGGCGATCGTGATCTCCAACATCGCCGCCTTTAATGGAAGCAGCAACGCAGGAGATCAGTACAGCGATAAACAGCCCTCAGGCTCCGAAAACATCAGCTACGTTCGCGGACCGCACACGATCAAGGCCGGCTTTGTCCTGTCGCAATTGCAGAATCGGCAGCGCCTGGTCTCTTTCAACCGCTACACCTTCGCCACAGTTCAGGCCTATCTGAACGCTAAGAATGGCACCGATCCCTACGGCTACGCTAACTATGCCTCGCAGACGGACCTCAATGGTATCGGCTATACCTCGCTGTTTTATGGCGGGTATGCGCAGGACACCTGGCAGCTTTCGCCTCGCCTGACGGCCGTGTATGGCATTCGTTACGATCGTTTCTCTTCACCCCAGGCGAATTCCAGTGCACTGTATCCGGATTCGCGTAAGTTCAACGTGCCCAACACCAACTTCGCTCCGCGCCTGGGTTTCAGCTATCGCGCAACCAACACGACGACGTTGAAGGTCTCCGCCGGAATCTTCTACCAACAGACTCCAACCAACCTTTGGTTCAATGCCTTGAACCTGGACGGCTCGAACCGTACCTCCTCCTTTACCTATATCGGAGGGGCCAGCGGTACTCCGGGACGCCCCGCTTTTCCCACAATTCCTGCTTCCGGTTCAGGCGCCACGCAGAACGTGACGACCATCAATCCGAACATCAAGAACGAGTACACCTGGAACGTCAACGCACAGGTGACCCAGCAGCTCACGAATCATATCTCGGCGACGATTGGCTATATCATGTCAAACGGTCGCAATCTGCCATGGATGCATAACATCAACGTCATCCCAACGGGAGCAACGCTGGCTGACGGCCGTCCAATCTTTAGCGCCCCGGTGAACTCGTCGACCCGGTATGATCCTCGCTTTGACCAGGTAAACCGCGTTGAGTCCGGTGCGAACTCGAGCTTCAATGCCATGTTCACCAACGTGACGATGTCGCCGATGCGTGGCATGCAATTCAACGCCAGCTACACCTGGTCGCACGTCATCTCCGACGCTCCTGAGGTCAATACCTTTGAGCAGAACCTTGGTGTTTCGAATACGCTGAACCGGAAATTCGACCGCGGCAATTCTTCGGTAAATCGGCCGAATGCATTCAATTTGTCTGCCGTGCTTGAACCGCAGTTCAATGTCAGTAACCGTGTAGGCCGTGAGATTGCGAACCACAATATGCTCGCGATTCTCGGCAATATCTCTTCCGGAGATCAGGCGAATATTCTTGCCAGTAATGCCACCTTCTATTTCGATGGCTCAACCGGCAGTGTCGGGCGCCCTTCCTTTGTAGGTAGAAACTCGGCTCGCGGACCTTCGATCACCCAGATCGATGCCCGCTATACGCGCACCTTCCCGAAGATCAAAGATCGTTTCGCGCCAACCTTCCTTCTGGAGGCGAATAACCTCCTGAATTCGAACAATGTAAGCACACTTGCTATCACGCAGCCGGTCAATGCCTCGACTGGCATCGCGAATGGCGCCACGACAACGACCCGCACCACCGTTCTGGAACAGCGTATCGTTCAGTGGGGCGCGGCGATTCGTTTCTAA